One region of Coraliomargarita parva genomic DNA includes:
- a CDS encoding SDR family oxidoreductase yields MTSADYLHSVFSLDGKVAVVIGGTGELCGAMAEGLAAAGAETVLVGRSEEKAKARLAKIEEKGGKAYFEKVDVNSKESIQALLDSVLEKSGKVDILVNGAGVNSPTPVFDIPEEEFDRIINTNLKAVLFASQVFGKYLVDRGEGGSIINIGSMSGIIPLSRVFTYSATKAAVHNLSKNLAREWAEQKVRVNTIVPGFFPAEQNKKVLTPERVASIMGHTPANRFGEAQELIGATLLLASDASSFMNGAEIVVDGGYASMTI; encoded by the coding sequence ATGACATCTGCAGACTACCTCCACTCAGTATTCTCTCTGGACGGCAAAGTGGCCGTTGTAATCGGCGGCACCGGTGAATTGTGCGGCGCCATGGCCGAAGGGCTGGCCGCAGCCGGCGCGGAAACCGTATTAGTCGGCCGCAGTGAGGAAAAAGCCAAGGCGCGCCTCGCCAAGATCGAGGAAAAAGGCGGCAAAGCCTACTTCGAAAAGGTCGACGTCAATTCCAAGGAATCCATTCAGGCTCTGCTCGACTCAGTGCTCGAAAAGTCCGGCAAGGTCGACATCCTGGTCAACGGCGCCGGCGTCAATTCCCCCACACCCGTCTTCGACATCCCGGAGGAGGAATTCGACCGCATCATCAACACCAACTTGAAGGCCGTACTCTTTGCATCCCAAGTCTTCGGCAAATACCTCGTCGACCGTGGTGAAGGCGGCAGCATCATCAACATCGGCTCGATGAGCGGTATCATCCCGCTTTCCCGCGTCTTCACCTACTCCGCGACGAAGGCTGCCGTGCACAACCTCTCCAAGAACCTGGCCCGCGAATGGGCGGAGCAAAAGGTTCGTGTGAATACCATCGTTCCGGGCTTCTTCCCCGCTGAGCAAAACAAGAAGGTACTCACCCCCGAGCGCGTGGCCAGCATCATGGGCCACACGCCGGCCAACCGCTTCGGCGAAGCCCAAGAATTGATCGGGGCCACCCTGCTCCTCGCATCCGACGCCTCCAGCTTCATGAACGGCGCCGAAATCGTGGTCGATGGCGGCTACGCATCTATGACGATTTAG
- a CDS encoding helix-turn-helix domain-containing protein gives MLWVEAGRAKETVRFESMKVNETELPFDSILLEDRPWFPYLCTEVEHWEWETSGDRHYNFWAALTGEAYLSCDGQTFRLKPGMFFVFAPGQKISAAHFSGERVTRFSAHFLPVYDGTVMEAVEGFPVLGREVSSLSVLKHQIDAIMRLAFRREDEATLARQLYQLIAQCCSSAPTAVDVLLDRRVAKAIRRIHEAPASIVSMDALAREAGISRSHFDREFSKQVGIAPKQFLLNCKMIQARRYLESSQLRVGEIAEVLGYRDIYFFSRQFKSFFGVSPVHYRKALRG, from the coding sequence ATGTTATGGGTGGAAGCAGGTCGAGCAAAGGAGACGGTACGGTTTGAGTCGATGAAAGTAAACGAGACAGAGCTGCCTTTCGACAGCATACTTCTGGAGGACCGACCGTGGTTCCCCTACCTGTGTACGGAGGTGGAGCACTGGGAGTGGGAGACCTCGGGGGATCGGCATTACAATTTCTGGGCGGCGCTGACGGGCGAGGCCTACCTGAGTTGTGACGGGCAAACCTTCCGCCTGAAGCCGGGGATGTTCTTTGTCTTTGCTCCGGGGCAGAAGATTTCCGCTGCGCACTTTTCAGGGGAGCGGGTCACTCGCTTCTCCGCCCATTTCCTACCAGTGTATGACGGAACGGTGATGGAAGCGGTAGAGGGTTTTCCGGTGCTCGGACGGGAAGTGTCCTCCTTGTCAGTGTTGAAACATCAGATCGATGCCATCATGCGTCTGGCTTTCCGGCGGGAAGACGAGGCCACCTTAGCCCGTCAACTCTACCAGTTGATTGCACAGTGTTGTTCGAGTGCGCCGACCGCAGTCGATGTCCTGCTGGACCGGCGGGTGGCCAAGGCGATCCGCCGCATCCACGAGGCGCCCGCGTCGATCGTCTCCATGGATGCGCTGGCCCGCGAGGCGGGCATCTCGCGCTCGCATTTTGACCGCGAATTTTCCAAGCAGGTCGGTATCGCTCCGAAGCAATTCCTTTTGAACTGCAAAATGATTCAGGCCCGGCGTTACCTTGAAAGCAGCCAATTACGGGTCGGTGAGATCGCCGAGGTCCTGGGCTATCGTGACATTTATTTCTTCAGCCGCCAGTTCAAGAGCTTCTTCGGTGTGTCGCCGGTCCATTACCGCAAGGCGCTTCGAGGCTAA
- a CDS encoding sulfotransferase domain-containing protein produces the protein MKKLRAIRHSYLNWDLPESVYFFSLHKCASTLFSDYILKHVDGLLLVNQSKRIFMNKPDALVSVRYRKRGHVYGPLRLSGGGTGPVWKQLVQPVIAPEFIRDKIAYVMIRDPRDILVSSYYSFGFTHPMSALPEIRVKQEERRAMIQSMSLDAYVLEFAKSQQIHFKNVGDVLERCPRAVLLRYEDMISDFDNFLEKLRRYLPIRDEVAEEIRRRSRPKDREEQGSHKRSGQVGGFRSKLEAHTVTELNRELSGILSRYGYEADT, from the coding sequence ATGAAAAAACTGCGTGCCATACGACATTCCTACCTGAACTGGGACCTGCCTGAATCCGTCTATTTCTTTTCCCTCCACAAGTGCGCCAGCACCTTGTTCAGCGACTACATCCTGAAGCATGTGGACGGCCTTCTGTTGGTCAATCAATCTAAACGGATCTTTATGAACAAGCCGGACGCTCTGGTCTCGGTGCGCTATCGCAAGCGGGGGCATGTCTACGGGCCGCTTCGCCTGTCTGGAGGCGGGACGGGGCCGGTTTGGAAGCAGCTGGTCCAACCCGTGATCGCTCCCGAGTTCATCCGGGACAAGATTGCCTATGTGATGATCCGGGATCCGCGTGACATCCTGGTGTCTTCCTATTACTCCTTCGGATTTACGCATCCCATGAGTGCCCTGCCGGAGATTCGGGTGAAGCAGGAAGAGCGGAGGGCGATGATCCAATCGATGTCATTGGACGCCTATGTGCTGGAGTTTGCGAAGTCCCAGCAAATCCATTTCAAGAATGTCGGCGATGTGCTTGAGCGTTGTCCTCGAGCGGTCCTGCTCCGCTATGAGGACATGATTTCGGATTTTGACAATTTCCTGGAAAAGCTTCGCCGCTATCTTCCGATCCGAGATGAGGTGGCGGAGGAAATCCGTCGTCGTTCCCGCCCGAAGGACCGGGAGGAGCAGGGGAGCCATAAGCGGTCCGGGCAGGTTGGAGGCTTTCGCTCCAAACTTGAGGCGCATACGGTAACCGAGTTGAATCGGGAGCTCTCCGGTATCCTCTCGCGTTACGGCTATGAGGCTGACACCTGA
- a CDS encoding SMP-30/gluconolactonase/LRE family protein, with protein sequence MSTFRTLLALYPLCSLLHSQPTIESIATGFRFTEGPALNAEGELYFTDIPDRKIYQWNETEGIRVFREASGKANGLMFDPSGQLHACEGESRVLSYYDTDGHRHVLADSYNNHPFNSPNDLWIDPKGGIYFTDPRYGRRDNLEQDGEHVYYLKPDRSEVIRVIDDMIRPNGLIGTSDGKYLYVADHGGKQTFRYTIRDDGHLEQKQLFAAQASDGMSIDSKNRIYLTDAKIDIYEADGSLWQSVELPERPANVLVASEDPLSLYVTARSSVYRISLPDTNDN encoded by the coding sequence ATGTCGACCTTTCGCACTCTACTGGCCCTCTACCCCCTCTGCTCACTACTTCATTCACAACCCACGATCGAGTCCATCGCCACCGGATTTCGTTTCACCGAAGGTCCGGCATTGAATGCGGAGGGCGAGCTTTACTTCACAGATATTCCCGACAGGAAAATCTACCAATGGAATGAAACCGAGGGCATACGGGTGTTTCGTGAAGCATCCGGCAAGGCAAACGGATTGATGTTCGATCCAAGCGGACAGCTCCACGCCTGCGAAGGCGAGAGCCGCGTGCTCAGCTACTACGATACCGACGGCCATCGTCATGTTCTCGCCGATTCCTACAACAATCATCCGTTCAACAGCCCCAACGACCTCTGGATCGACCCGAAAGGCGGTATTTATTTCACCGACCCGCGCTATGGCCGTCGGGACAACCTCGAACAGGACGGTGAGCATGTCTACTACCTCAAACCTGACCGTTCCGAAGTGATCCGTGTGATCGACGACATGATCCGCCCCAATGGACTTATCGGGACAAGCGACGGCAAGTATCTCTACGTGGCGGACCATGGTGGAAAGCAGACTTTCCGCTACACGATTCGAGACGACGGCCATCTGGAGCAGAAGCAACTCTTTGCCGCTCAGGCTTCTGACGGGATGTCCATCGATTCAAAAAACCGTATCTATCTGACGGATGCCAAGATCGACATTTATGAAGCGGACGGCAGCTTGTGGCAGAGCGTCGAACTACCGGAGCGGCCCGCGAATGTACTGGTGGCAAGCGAGGATCCCCTGTCTCTGTACGTCACGGCACGCAGCTCGGTCTACCGGATCAGCCTGCCCGATACGAACGACAACTAA
- a CDS encoding Nif11-like leader peptide family natural product precursor yields the protein MSKENVEKLMMAGGADKKLRIKYDLLETKEDFIAMAKEDGYDFTLDELNEVLKEERMTFDSYGNPRTREVWIR from the coding sequence ATGTCTAAAGAAAACGTAGAAAAGCTCATGATGGCCGGTGGTGCCGATAAAAAGCTTCGTATCAAATACGATCTCCTTGAAACAAAAGAGGATTTCATCGCCATGGCTAAAGAGGATGGTTACGACTTCACGCTCGATGAGCTGAATGAAGTTCTGAAAGAAGAGCGTATGACCTTCGATTCCTATGGCAACCCGCGCACCCGCGAGGTTTGGATCCGATAA
- a CDS encoding efflux transporter outer membrane subunit has translation MRYLYPILSLALLSGCSLAPDYERPASPVAESFPLAENVPGTQNVPKWETVYANPELQQLIDLALEHNRELRITKLNTEQLRAYYRIQRAALLPSLDASGSGTRQRTPADLSYSGQSTTSSSYNVGLQMPSYELDFFGRILSLKDQALQSFLATEAAEASAEISLVRSVANQYYNLLALREQHALAISSMEAAQRAYQINKDSFDAGIGTELDLRTAEAQTQAYRAQALSLESQMQQATNLLAQLIGTKLPELAKQSILASQNTPIDLPVGLPSDLLTRRPDIRAAEHQLMAAHANIGAARAAFFPSVRLTAFGGTASAELSGLFESGSAMWSFTPSITVPIFAAGRNKANLDVAWIQQRSEIAAYELAIQTAFREVSDALAVQATIKEQITAQEIRVQAAERRKELTSQRFDAGVDSYLPVLLAQQELFSARQDLIQARLSKLTNQSALFAALGGGWDDNEQ, from the coding sequence ATGAGATACCTGTATCCAATTCTAAGTCTCGCATTGCTCTCCGGATGCTCGCTGGCACCGGATTATGAGCGGCCGGCAAGTCCGGTTGCGGAAAGCTTTCCCCTCGCGGAAAACGTCCCCGGCACACAAAACGTGCCGAAGTGGGAGACGGTTTACGCGAATCCTGAACTTCAGCAGCTGATCGACCTCGCACTGGAACACAACAGGGAACTTCGTATCACAAAACTCAATACGGAACAACTGCGCGCCTACTACCGCATCCAGCGTGCGGCCCTCCTGCCGAGCCTCGATGCCAGCGGCAGCGGGACACGCCAGCGCACGCCGGCCGATCTCAGCTATTCCGGGCAATCCACCACCTCCAGTTCCTACAATGTCGGCCTCCAAATGCCGTCCTACGAGCTGGATTTCTTCGGCCGTATTCTCAGCCTCAAGGACCAGGCTTTGCAGAGTTTCCTCGCCACCGAAGCGGCCGAAGCCAGCGCGGAGATCAGCCTTGTCCGCTCCGTCGCCAACCAATATTACAATCTCCTCGCCCTACGGGAGCAGCATGCTCTCGCGATCAGCAGCATGGAAGCGGCGCAGCGAGCCTACCAGATCAACAAGGACAGCTTTGACGCCGGGATCGGCACCGAACTGGACCTGCGCACCGCGGAAGCACAAACACAGGCCTACCGCGCCCAGGCCCTGAGTCTGGAGTCGCAGATGCAACAGGCGACGAATCTCCTCGCCCAATTGATCGGAACGAAACTGCCGGAACTGGCCAAGCAATCGATCCTGGCCTCCCAGAATACTCCGATCGACTTGCCCGTCGGCTTACCCTCCGACCTGTTGACGCGCCGCCCCGACATCCGGGCAGCGGAACACCAATTGATGGCCGCCCATGCCAATATCGGAGCCGCTCGTGCCGCCTTTTTTCCCTCGGTTCGGCTCACCGCATTTGGCGGTACCGCCAGCGCGGAACTGAGCGGCCTCTTCGAATCGGGTTCGGCCATGTGGAGCTTCACCCCCAGCATCACGGTGCCGATTTTCGCCGCCGGTCGCAACAAGGCCAACCTCGACGTCGCCTGGATCCAACAGCGCTCTGAAATCGCCGCTTATGAATTAGCGATCCAGACCGCCTTCCGTGAAGTATCGGATGCACTCGCGGTACAAGCGACGATCAAGGAGCAAATCACCGCGCAGGAAATCAGGGTGCAGGCCGCCGAGCGACGGAAAGAACTCACCTCCCAGCGCTTCGATGCCGGGGTTGACAGCTATTTACCGGTGCTACTGGCGCAACAGGAACTCTTCAGTGCCCGGCAGGATCTGATTCAGGCACGCTTGAGTAAGCTCACCAACCAGAGTGCCCTCTTTGCCGCCTTGGGCGGCGGTTGGGACGACAACGAGCAATAG
- a CDS encoding efflux RND transporter permease subunit, protein MARFFIDRPVFAWVIAIIIMVAGVLSIKELPIAQYPSIAPPAISIQGSYPGASAKTLEDTVTQVIEQNMSGLDHLRYMESSSDSTGSFEVTLTFNAEADPDIAQVQVQNKLSLATPLLPQEVQQLGLRVTKSVRNFLLVVGFRSTDGSLSAADIGDYVISNVKEPLSRVQGVGEIQTFGTQYAMRIWLNPDKLNDYGLMPSDVAAAIQVQNAQISAGELGGSPSVEGQLLNATITAQTRLQTVEEFENILLRVNSDGSQIRIKDVARVEIGSESYITQARFNQAPASGMAIRPATGANALDTVDEIRKQIDAMKPFFPESLEVVYPMDTTPFVRISIHEVVKTLVEAVILVFLVMYLFLQNFRATLIPTIAVPVVLLGTFGIMAAAGFSINTLTMFGVVLAIGLLVDDAIVVVENVERVMSEEGLPAKAATRKSMDQITSALVGIGMVLSAVFIPMAFFGGSTGVIYRQFSITIVSAMALSVVVAIILTPALCATMLKPVQAGHHHEKRGFFGWFNRTFDRNAHRYEGALNYLIHHKVKSFMLFGLIVAGMVYLFKEVPTGFLPDEDQGTLFAQAQLPPGSTREQTLKVLERIEEYFLVNEAENVEGMFGVTGFSFSGRGQNQAIAFIRLKDWEERKRPDQSVEAIQKRAMGKFLQFDDAFAFAFAPPAVMELGTATGFDLRLVDKAAHGHEALVQARNQLLGMASSEPSMTNVRPNDLDDTPQFKINIDQEKASALGVSIASINSTLSAAWGSSYVNDFIDRGRVKRVYIQADAPYRMLPEDINRWYVRNNVGEMVPFSSFSSAEWEMGPPKLGRFNGEPSMSIAGQPAPGVSSGEAMAKMEELVGQLPAGFGLEWAGLSYEERLAGSQGPMLYALSLLVVFLCLAALYESWAVPASVLLVVPLGVIGTLTAALLFGMPNDIYFQVALVTIVGLSSKNAILIVEFAKTYYDSGMSLYESAAKAARMRLRPILMTSLAFGFGVLPLALSSGAGAGSRNAIGTGVLGGTISATLLGVIFVPIFFVVIVALFRVKPVTPPTDPNQA, encoded by the coding sequence ATGGCCCGCTTTTTTATCGACCGACCCGTCTTCGCATGGGTGATCGCCATCATTATCATGGTGGCGGGGGTGCTCTCCATCAAGGAGCTGCCCATTGCGCAGTACCCAAGCATTGCCCCGCCGGCGATCAGCATCCAAGGCAGCTACCCGGGTGCGTCCGCCAAAACACTCGAAGACACCGTGACCCAGGTGATCGAGCAGAATATGTCCGGACTCGACCACCTGCGCTATATGGAATCCTCCAGCGATTCGACCGGTAGCTTCGAAGTGACCTTGACTTTCAACGCCGAAGCCGACCCGGATATCGCCCAGGTGCAGGTACAAAACAAACTCTCGCTCGCCACACCACTACTCCCCCAGGAAGTGCAGCAGCTCGGCTTGCGGGTGACGAAGTCCGTCCGTAATTTCCTTTTGGTCGTCGGCTTCCGCTCGACCGATGGCAGCCTGTCCGCCGCCGACATCGGCGACTATGTCATCAGCAATGTCAAAGAGCCGCTCAGCCGGGTGCAGGGCGTGGGTGAAATTCAAACCTTCGGGACCCAGTACGCCATGCGTATCTGGCTGAATCCCGACAAGCTGAATGACTACGGACTGATGCCTTCCGATGTCGCCGCAGCGATCCAGGTGCAGAATGCACAAATTTCAGCCGGTGAGTTGGGCGGCAGTCCTTCGGTCGAGGGACAGTTGCTCAACGCCACGATCACCGCGCAGACACGACTGCAAACCGTTGAAGAGTTTGAAAACATCCTGCTCCGGGTGAATTCCGATGGCTCCCAGATCCGTATCAAGGACGTCGCACGTGTGGAGATCGGCAGCGAAAGCTACATCACGCAGGCCCGCTTCAACCAGGCACCGGCATCGGGGATGGCCATCCGCCCGGCGACCGGAGCCAATGCGCTCGATACGGTCGATGAAATCCGCAAGCAGATAGATGCGATGAAGCCCTTCTTTCCGGAGAGCCTTGAAGTGGTCTACCCAATGGATACGACCCCGTTCGTGCGCATCTCCATCCATGAGGTGGTCAAGACACTCGTGGAAGCCGTCATCCTTGTCTTCCTTGTGATGTACCTCTTCCTGCAGAATTTCCGGGCCACCCTCATTCCCACAATTGCGGTGCCGGTCGTGCTCCTCGGTACCTTCGGGATCATGGCAGCCGCAGGCTTCAGTATCAACACGCTGACCATGTTCGGGGTCGTGCTGGCCATCGGCTTGCTCGTCGACGACGCGATCGTGGTGGTTGAAAACGTGGAGCGGGTCATGAGTGAGGAAGGCCTGCCGGCCAAGGCGGCCACGCGGAAGTCCATGGACCAGATCACCAGCGCACTGGTGGGCATCGGCATGGTCCTCTCTGCCGTGTTTATTCCCATGGCATTCTTCGGCGGATCGACCGGTGTGATTTACCGTCAGTTCTCCATCACCATCGTGTCGGCCATGGCACTCTCCGTTGTGGTCGCAATCATCCTGACACCGGCACTCTGCGCCACCATGCTCAAACCGGTGCAAGCAGGCCATCATCATGAAAAGCGCGGCTTCTTCGGATGGTTCAACCGCACCTTCGACCGAAACGCACATCGCTACGAGGGCGCGCTGAATTACCTGATCCACCATAAGGTCAAATCCTTCATGCTCTTCGGCTTGATAGTCGCCGGCATGGTTTATCTCTTTAAGGAGGTGCCGACCGGCTTCCTCCCGGATGAAGACCAAGGTACCCTTTTCGCCCAAGCGCAGTTGCCGCCCGGATCCACCCGCGAACAAACCCTCAAGGTACTCGAACGCATCGAGGAATATTTCCTCGTTAATGAAGCCGAAAATGTGGAAGGCATGTTCGGCGTCACCGGTTTTAGTTTTTCCGGCCGCGGCCAGAACCAAGCCATCGCCTTCATCCGCCTGAAAGACTGGGAAGAACGCAAGCGCCCGGACCAGTCCGTCGAGGCGATCCAGAAGCGCGCGATGGGAAAATTCCTGCAATTTGATGATGCCTTCGCCTTTGCCTTCGCGCCGCCTGCGGTGATGGAGCTCGGCACCGCGACCGGCTTCGACCTGCGACTCGTCGACAAGGCGGCCCATGGGCACGAGGCCTTGGTCCAGGCGCGGAACCAGTTACTGGGCATGGCTTCGAGCGAACCGAGCATGACCAACGTCCGGCCCAACGACCTGGATGACACCCCGCAATTCAAGATCAATATCGACCAGGAAAAAGCATCCGCTCTGGGCGTATCGATTGCGAGTATCAACAGCACGCTTTCCGCCGCCTGGGGGTCCTCCTACGTGAACGACTTCATCGACCGTGGCCGCGTCAAACGTGTCTATATCCAGGCCGATGCCCCCTACCGGATGCTACCGGAAGACATCAACCGCTGGTATGTCCGGAACAATGTGGGCGAGATGGTCCCCTTCTCAAGCTTCTCCAGCGCGGAGTGGGAAATGGGTCCGCCCAAGCTGGGACGCTTCAACGGCGAACCGTCGATGTCGATCGCCGGCCAACCTGCACCGGGCGTCAGCTCTGGTGAAGCCATGGCCAAGATGGAAGAACTGGTCGGGCAGCTGCCCGCCGGCTTCGGCCTCGAATGGGCCGGCTTATCCTATGAAGAAAGACTGGCCGGCAGCCAGGGCCCGATGCTCTATGCGCTCTCGCTGCTCGTCGTCTTCCTGTGTCTGGCAGCGCTCTATGAAAGCTGGGCCGTACCGGCTTCGGTTCTACTGGTGGTGCCACTGGGCGTGATCGGCACACTGACAGCCGCCCTGCTCTTCGGCATGCCAAACGACATCTACTTCCAGGTGGCACTTGTCACCATCGTCGGCCTGTCGTCGAAGAACGCGATTCTGATCGTTGAATTCGCCAAGACCTACTATGACAGCGGCATGAGCCTGTACGAGTCGGCCGCCAAGGCGGCACGCATGCGCTTGCGTCCGATCCTGATGACCTCGTTGGCCTTCGGCTTCGGCGTGCTGCCGCTCGCTCTGAGCTCGGGCGCGGGTGCCGGCAGCCGGAATGCCATCGGCACCGGGGTGCTCGGAGGCACGATCTCGGCCACCTTACTCGGCGTCATCTTTGTTCCGATCTTCTTTGTCGTCATCGTCGCACTCTTCAGGGTCAAGCCCGTAACTCCTCCAACGGACCCGAACCAGGCATAA
- a CDS encoding efflux RND transporter periplasmic adaptor subunit has protein sequence MKTTHTLTLSKTVSFAALLALSLLFTGCQEEEAAGAVQAQAAPMPVTVMTVQQQAVALARELPGRTSPYRMAEVRARVNGIVEKRLFEEGTDVESGQVLFQIDPAPYQATYDAAKAALARAEASYASAKSQAERYQELVATNAISKQNYDDAVASEQSLKAQIAAAKADLKAAEINLGYTEVTAPISGRIGRAGVTEGAYVQQAAATLLGTIQQLDPLYIDLNESAEEVLRLKEALASGKLSRSSDGNAKVEVVLADGSLYPHAGSLQFSDVTVNPGTGTVTLRAIVPNPEAKLLPGMFVRARLEEGTDPNAILVPHSLVSRNARGEAVTLVVGSEGTVESRILESQRSVGSAWLVTGGLEPGDRIITNNLQKIRAGMQVQVQ, from the coding sequence ATGAAAACGACTCACACACTTACGCTTTCAAAAACGGTCAGCTTCGCGGCCCTCCTAGCACTGTCATTACTCTTCACGGGCTGCCAGGAGGAAGAGGCCGCAGGCGCAGTGCAGGCCCAAGCCGCGCCGATGCCGGTCACAGTCATGACGGTCCAGCAGCAGGCGGTGGCACTGGCCCGAGAATTGCCGGGGCGCACCTCCCCCTATCGGATGGCCGAGGTTCGCGCCCGTGTAAACGGCATTGTGGAGAAGCGCCTGTTCGAGGAAGGCACCGATGTCGAGTCTGGCCAGGTACTCTTTCAAATCGATCCGGCGCCCTACCAAGCCACCTACGATGCCGCCAAGGCGGCATTGGCCAGGGCCGAAGCCAGCTACGCATCGGCCAAGTCGCAGGCCGAACGCTACCAGGAGCTCGTCGCGACGAACGCCATCTCGAAACAGAATTATGACGATGCCGTCGCTTCCGAACAATCGCTGAAGGCGCAAATTGCCGCCGCCAAGGCGGACCTGAAGGCCGCTGAAATCAATCTGGGCTACACCGAAGTCACCGCTCCGATCAGTGGCCGCATCGGTCGCGCCGGCGTGACCGAAGGCGCTTATGTGCAACAGGCCGCCGCGACTCTGCTCGGCACCATCCAGCAATTGGACCCGCTTTATATCGACCTGAACGAATCCGCCGAGGAGGTGCTGCGCTTGAAAGAAGCGCTGGCCAGCGGCAAGCTGAGCCGCAGCAGCGACGGCAATGCCAAGGTGGAAGTTGTCCTCGCCGACGGAAGCCTCTACCCGCATGCCGGTTCCCTGCAATTCTCGGACGTCACGGTCAACCCCGGCACGGGCACTGTCACACTCCGGGCCATCGTTCCGAATCCGGAGGCGAAACTCCTGCCCGGCATGTTTGTCCGTGCCCGTCTGGAGGAAGGGACCGACCCGAATGCAATTCTGGTCCCTCACTCGCTGGTCTCACGCAACGCGCGGGGTGAAGCGGTCACACTGGTGGTCGGCTCGGAAGGTACCGTCGAGAGCCGCATTCTGGAAAGTCAGCGCTCCGTAGGCAGTGCCTGGCTGGTTACCGGCGGCCTTGAACCCGGCGACCGCATCATCACCAATAACCTGCAGAAGATCCGTGCCGGCATGCAGGTACAGGTACAGTAA
- a CDS encoding LysR family transcriptional regulator yields the protein MDLRHLRYFIAVAEALNYRQAAERLHVAQPALSRQVKQLEDAIGAKLLERDTGGTSLTEAGAVFLEEARDILERVEMAGELTRSAAEGRRGHLHIAGIGSLSVGLLAQALSAFRQAYPKVEVSLHDIGYRDLLTELRSGSVHLGFSFNARKHIPEDMEQEIVAQSVTHIALSVEHPLAQRKSIRLRELSDETIFCIGEADYRDLHARITHSILDGRKIRHHPVKRIASPDLMMAMIAGNYGVSLVFPRFANVYPRIRLLPLDEQGEDLQIRLSAVWRRNTQARLARNFVEVLRTTNQSLEVA from the coding sequence ATGGATTTGCGTCATCTTAGATATTTCATCGCGGTCGCGGAGGCCTTGAACTATCGTCAGGCGGCCGAGCGGCTCCATGTGGCACAACCGGCGCTGAGTCGTCAGGTCAAGCAGTTGGAGGATGCGATCGGGGCGAAGCTACTGGAACGGGATACCGGTGGCACCAGCCTGACGGAAGCCGGCGCGGTCTTTCTGGAGGAGGCGCGGGATATCCTGGAGCGGGTGGAGATGGCAGGCGAACTGACCCGGAGCGCGGCGGAAGGGCGGCGCGGGCACTTGCACATTGCCGGGATCGGGAGCCTGTCGGTTGGATTACTGGCCCAAGCCTTGTCGGCGTTTCGGCAAGCCTACCCGAAAGTCGAGGTCAGCTTGCACGACATCGGTTACCGTGACCTGTTGACAGAGCTTCGTTCGGGCAGTGTGCATCTGGGCTTTTCCTTTAATGCGCGGAAACACATTCCGGAGGACATGGAGCAGGAAATTGTGGCCCAGTCGGTCACGCACATCGCACTCAGTGTGGAACATCCGCTGGCGCAGCGTAAATCGATCCGTCTGCGCGAATTATCGGACGAGACGATTTTTTGTATCGGTGAGGCGGATTACCGTGACCTGCATGCCCGTATTACCCATTCCATTCTGGACGGGCGCAAGATCCGGCACCATCCGGTTAAGAGGATTGCCAGTCCGGATTTGATGATGGCGATGATCGCCGGCAATTACGGCGTGAGTCTGGTGTTTCCCCGCTTTGCCAACGTCTATCCACGCATCCGCCTGCTTCCGCTGGATGAGCAGGGGGAGGACTTGCAGATCCGCTTGTCGGCGGTCTGGCGGCGTAACACACAGGCACGTCTCGCACGTAATTTTGTGGAGGTCCTTCGGACCACCAATCAGTCGCTGGAAGTCGCCTAA